A DNA window from Desertifilum tharense IPPAS B-1220 contains the following coding sequences:
- a CDS encoding ShlB/FhaC/HecB family hemolysin secretion/activation protein yields the protein MFAVIHPKRCTQQSFTCDLLQTSFHCLGSSVTPAINRLSNQNVMQPSPRYVVFGCECSIFSLVLLHCIAPSWAGTPGSELISTMPEALEGVSQTFSDSIDEASEPAPATHFAIQQALQAGSQTAQQLIAVAPAPEELPALLWQQPVIAATAVVDERLEFSPAPAIAVAPAPEELPALLWQQPVIAATAVVDERLEFSQAPAPEASPPPEPPPQIFVRTIEVIGSTILDEAQLNPIIQPLEGRNVTLEELRQAADRITQIYLNRGFINSRAVVVDQVVTDGVVQIRVIEGRLERIEIEGTRRVRPEYVRSRIRLGAGVPLNSAALEDQLRLLRADPLFQNIEASLRAGTDIDRSILIVRVSEAKPYNVNFFIDNYSPPSIGSERMGMNFRHRNLFGFGDEMFFFYSRTLTGGANVLDFSYRVPVNAREGAVSLRVAPSWNRITDPDFRELDIRGKQQLYEIAFRQPLIRSPREELALSVGFTHQRGQTFLFNDQPFGFGIGPDEEGNSITSVFRFGQEYVLRDPSGAWALRSQFSLGTGLLDATINRDPIPDSRFVAWLGQVQRVQRLSNDHLLIFLADVQLTPNSLLPSQQFVIGGGQSVRGYRQNARSGDNGFRLSVEDRIAIQRDAAGIPTMQLIPFIEGGGVWNKGDNPNELPRQRFLAAGGLGLLWEPFPRFVVRIDYAVPFITLSDRGENAQDRGLFFSINFQP from the coding sequence ATGTTTGCGGTTATTCACCCTAAACGCTGCACGCAACAGAGCTTTACCTGCGATCTGTTACAAACCTCTTTTCATTGCCTCGGATCTTCTGTTACACCTGCTATCAACCGCTTATCCAATCAAAACGTTATGCAACCGAGTCCCCGGTATGTTGTGTTTGGCTGTGAATGCTCGATTTTTAGCTTGGTTTTGCTGCACTGTATCGCACCCAGTTGGGCAGGAACACCTGGCTCAGAGTTGATATCAACGATGCCCGAAGCGTTAGAGGGAGTTTCTCAAACCTTTAGCGACTCAATCGACGAAGCCAGCGAACCCGCTCCCGCAACCCATTTTGCGATCCAACAAGCCCTGCAAGCAGGCAGCCAAACGGCGCAGCAGCTCATCGCAGTCGCTCCGGCTCCGGAAGAACTCCCGGCCTTGTTGTGGCAGCAACCCGTAATCGCAGCAACGGCGGTTGTAGACGAGCGCCTAGAGTTCAGCCCAGCACCTGCGATCGCAGTCGCTCCGGCTCCCGAAGAACTGCCGGCCTTGTTGTGGCAGCAACCCGTAATCGCAGCAACGGCGGTTGTAGACGAGCGCCTAGAATTCAGCCAAGCCCCTGCACCGGAAGCCTCGCCGCCGCCCGAACCGCCCCCCCAAATCTTCGTCCGCACCATCGAAGTGATTGGCAGCACCATTTTAGACGAGGCTCAACTCAACCCGATTATTCAACCCCTAGAAGGGCGAAACGTCACCCTTGAGGAACTGCGGCAAGCGGCAGATCGAATTACCCAAATCTATCTCAATCGCGGCTTTATTAACTCTAGAGCCGTCGTGGTCGATCAAGTCGTCACCGATGGCGTTGTCCAGATCCGCGTCATTGAAGGGCGCTTAGAACGCATTGAGATTGAAGGCACGCGCCGCGTCAGACCCGAATACGTGCGATCGCGCATTCGTCTAGGGGCTGGCGTTCCGCTCAATAGTGCCGCCCTAGAAGATCAATTGCGCCTCTTACGTGCCGATCCGCTCTTCCAAAATATTGAAGCCAGCCTGAGAGCCGGAACCGATATCGATCGCAGTATCTTAATTGTCCGGGTTAGCGAAGCCAAGCCTTATAACGTTAACTTTTTTATTGATAATTATTCACCGCCCAGCATCGGTTCCGAACGGATGGGCATGAATTTCCGCCACCGCAACCTGTTTGGTTTTGGCGATGAAATGTTTTTCTTCTATAGCCGCACGCTGACTGGAGGGGCAAACGTTCTAGACTTTAGCTACCGCGTTCCCGTCAACGCCAGAGAAGGGGCGGTGAGTTTGCGCGTGGCTCCGAGTTGGAACCGAATTACCGATCCTGACTTTCGCGAATTAGACATACGCGGCAAACAACAACTGTATGAAATTGCCTTCCGCCAACCCTTGATCCGTTCCCCGCGAGAAGAGTTGGCTCTCTCCGTCGGGTTTACTCACCAACGGGGGCAAACCTTCTTATTTAACGATCAGCCCTTTGGCTTCGGTATTGGCCCGGATGAAGAGGGGAATTCAATTACCAGCGTCTTTCGCTTTGGTCAAGAATATGTGCTGCGCGATCCCAGTGGGGCGTGGGCATTGCGATCGCAATTTAGTCTCGGTACGGGTTTGCTCGATGCCACCATTAACCGCGATCCCATCCCCGATAGCCGTTTTGTTGCCTGGTTGGGGCAAGTCCAGCGCGTGCAGCGCTTAAGCAACGATCACCTGCTGATCTTCCTGGCTGATGTTCAACTCACCCCCAACAGTCTCCTCCCTTCCCAACAATTTGTGATTGGTGGGGGACAGTCGGTGCGCGGCTATCGCCAAAATGCCCGTTCTGGCGATAACGGATTTCGCCTTTCTGTCGAAGATCGCATCGCCATCCAACGGGATGCAGCAGGTATTCCCACCATGCAACTCATCCCCTTTATTGAAGGCGGTGGCGTGTGGAACAAAGGCGATAACCCCAACGAACTCCCCAGACAGCGCTTTTTGGCCGCCGGGGGTTTAGGTTTGCTGTGGGAACCCTTCCCCCGGTTTGTGGTGCGGATCGATTATGCTGTCCCCTTTATTACCCTGAGCGATCGCGGCGAGAACGCGCAAGACCGAGGCTTATTCTTCAGCATCAATTTTCAACCCTAA
- a CDS encoding 16S rRNA (cytosine(967)-C(5))-methyltransferase: MTETPRQIAFFALRDVHRRGAYADVALDRWLRQSQLEGVDRRFVTELVYGSVRRMRSLDFRIDQLAKKPADQQPPDLRTILHLGLYQLHYLDQVRAAAAVDTTVELAKTNGFRGLAGFVNGLLRSSHRRSENRPFPDPAPASAIERLGIEYSYPDWIVEGWLTELGEAETEELCAFFNQTPTIDLRVNPLRTTRAEVEAQLQAWGVEVQPLPYSPQGLRLTGSIGAIEKLPGFREGHWVVQDSSAQLVAYLLNPQPDEMIIDACAAPGGKTTHIAELMGDRGVVVACDRTPSRLKKLIYNTERLGLESVQICIADSRDFLDFDGKADRVLLDAPCSGLGTLHRHADARWRQTPESVQELTVLQGELLNATARWVKPGGTLVYSTCTLHRAENESAIAAFLDAHPDWSILPPAADSAIAPFASAEGWIKLWPHRHHMDGFFMVQLAKK; this comes from the coding sequence ATGACCGAAACTCCTCGCCAAATCGCCTTTTTTGCATTGCGGGACGTGCATCGGCGAGGAGCTTACGCCGATGTGGCTCTCGATCGCTGGTTGCGCCAATCCCAGTTAGAAGGGGTCGATCGGCGCTTTGTCACAGAATTGGTGTATGGTAGCGTCCGCCGGATGCGATCGCTCGATTTCCGTATTGACCAACTGGCGAAAAAACCAGCCGATCAACAACCCCCCGATCTCCGCACAATCCTGCATTTGGGATTGTATCAACTCCACTATCTCGACCAAGTACGGGCGGCGGCGGCTGTGGATACCACGGTAGAACTCGCCAAAACCAATGGGTTTCGCGGCTTGGCAGGCTTTGTCAATGGTTTATTGCGTTCGTCTCACCGACGTTCGGAAAATCGCCCTTTTCCCGATCCTGCCCCTGCTTCAGCAATTGAGCGTTTGGGGATTGAATACAGCTACCCCGACTGGATCGTAGAAGGGTGGTTAACAGAGTTGGGAGAAGCTGAAACGGAAGAACTCTGCGCCTTTTTTAATCAAACGCCTACCATCGATTTGCGCGTCAATCCCCTACGGACGACTCGCGCGGAGGTAGAAGCCCAACTCCAAGCTTGGGGGGTGGAGGTACAGCCTTTGCCTTATTCACCCCAGGGGTTGCGTCTGACGGGCAGTATTGGGGCGATTGAGAAGTTACCCGGTTTTCGCGAAGGGCATTGGGTGGTACAAGATAGCAGCGCCCAATTGGTGGCTTACTTACTTAACCCCCAACCCGATGAGATGATTATTGATGCCTGTGCAGCACCGGGGGGAAAAACGACGCATATTGCCGAACTGATGGGCGATCGCGGTGTGGTGGTGGCTTGCGATCGCACTCCTTCTCGCCTGAAGAAATTAATCTACAATACCGAACGCCTCGGTTTAGAGTCGGTACAGATTTGCATTGCTGATAGCCGCGATTTCCTCGATTTTGACGGGAAAGCCGATCGCGTGCTGCTCGATGCCCCTTGTTCGGGTTTAGGCACCCTACACCGTCACGCTGATGCCCGCTGGCGACAAACCCCGGAATCTGTCCAAGAGTTAACCGTGTTGCAAGGGGAATTACTCAATGCGACAGCCCGTTGGGTGAAGCCGGGGGGAACGCTAGTTTATTCGACTTGTACGTTACACCGAGCTGAGAATGAAAGCGCGATCGCTGCTTTCTTAGACGCCCATCCCGATTGGTCAATTTTACCGCCAGCAGCCGATAGCGCGATCGCCCCCTTCGCCTCTGCTGAGGGTTGGATTAAGCTGTGGCCCCATCGCCACCACATGGACGGCTTTTTTATGGTACAACTGGCAAAAAAATGA
- the psb35 gene encoding photosystem II assembly protein Psb35: MQLFMGIASEASHFPVSFTLVYVVGFIAAVTLGSVAWYNSKRPVGWEDKERPDVVPKVNKEETPGVGNPK; the protein is encoded by the coding sequence ATGCAACTATTCATGGGCATTGCTTCAGAAGCATCTCACTTTCCCGTATCATTTACACTCGTTTATGTTGTTGGTTTTATTGCAGCCGTTACGTTAGGTTCCGTTGCTTGGTATAACTCCAAGCGCCCTGTGGGTTGGGAAGATAAAGAACGCCCGGATGTGGTTCCCAAGGTGAATAAAGAAGAAACCCCTGGCGTTGGCAACCCTAAATAG
- a CDS encoding EF-hand domain-containing protein → MLSEYHRKKLLHHFRCLDADRSNFIGQEDAEIFASRFAQLRNAEPGSEMHKEILSKWLHIWENFWSKADADGDGKVSPEEFCQGIEEAVANPDYEDPLIEILFDIVDLDGDGQISAEEHRLFFSAFEMDAETSAFVFSKLDTDRDGILSKPEFVSAKREFLTAKEPGAVGNWFWGSVD, encoded by the coding sequence TTGTTAAGCGAATACCATAGAAAAAAGCTACTGCATCACTTTCGCTGCCTAGATGCCGATCGCTCCAATTTTATTGGTCAGGAAGATGCTGAGATTTTTGCCTCAAGGTTTGCCCAGCTTCGTAACGCAGAGCCGGGTTCGGAGATGCACAAAGAGATATTGTCTAAGTGGCTCCATATTTGGGAAAACTTTTGGTCTAAAGCGGATGCGGATGGAGATGGCAAGGTAAGCCCGGAAGAGTTTTGTCAGGGCATAGAAGAAGCGGTTGCAAATCCAGATTACGAAGACCCTTTAATCGAGATTTTATTTGACATCGTTGATTTAGACGGTGATGGTCAAATATCAGCCGAAGAGCATCGCCTGTTCTTCAGCGCGTTTGAGATGGATGCGGAGACATCGGCTTTTGTCTTCTCCAAGCTTGATACCGATCGGGACGGCATCCTCAGCAAACCAGAGTTTGTTTCTGCTAAGAGGGAGTTTTTAACTGCAAAGGAACCGGGTGCTGTAGGTAACTGGTTTTGGGGTTCTGTGGATTAA